GGGAGCTACGCGGCCCCGGAAGGCCCCGACTGGGGCTGGCAGATCTTCGTCGCGCCGGTCGAGGGCGGCGGCGGGCGCATGACCATGCTCAACCTGGTGCCGGGCGAGGCCGCGTACGAGGCCGTCGAGGCCGTCTACGACCACCGGGTCTGAACGCCGCGACGCTCCCGCCGGCCGGCCCCGCACAGCCCGGACCGGCACGCCCGCGGACCTGAGCGGGGACGGCTACTCGTCGCCCGCCCGCGCCCGCCGCATCAGCTCGAGCGGCAGCGCGACCCACAGGAGCGCGAACAGCACGAGCGCGCCGATCGCCGCGGCGAGCGCGGCCGCGGGCCCCACGACGACGTCGAAGATCAGCAGGACCGTCCCCGTGACGACGAGCGCGAGGACGACGAGCCCTACCCGGGCCAACCGGTCGGCCGACGTCACGAGCCGTGACTTGAGGTGCTTGCGGAACAGCATGCGGTGCAACGACACGGGGGCCACGAGCAGCCCGGTCGCGATCACCGAGAGCACCACGAGGCACAGGTAGACGTTGCGCTGCGCTGTGTCGAGCTCGGCGAACCGTTGCTGGAACGGCAGGGTGAGCAGGAACCCGGTGAGGATCTGCACGCCCATCTGCGTGACGCGCAGCTCCTGGAGGAGCTCGGCCCAGTTCCGGTCGGCCCGCTCGTCGTCGGTCTCGTCCCGCGAGTCGCGGAGGAGCCCGTCTCGCGCACCGTCGGGCTGCCCGGTGCCGGCCCTGTCGCCCGAGGCGCTCGATCCCGCGGGGCCGCCGGCGTCGGCCCCTCTGTTCATCCGGCCGCCCCGCTCAGTGGTTCCGCAGTGCGGTGATGAGCTCGCCCTTGCGCATGGTCGAGCGTCCTTCGATGCCGACCTCCCG
This region of Oerskovia jenensis genomic DNA includes:
- a CDS encoding DUF6328 family protein, producing the protein MNRGADAGGPAGSSASGDRAGTGQPDGARDGLLRDSRDETDDERADRNWAELLQELRVTQMGVQILTGFLLTLPFQQRFAELDTAQRNVYLCLVVLSVIATGLLVAPVSLHRMLFRKHLKSRLVTSADRLARVGLVVLALVVTGTVLLIFDVVVGPAAALAAAIGALVLFALLWVALPLELMRRARAGDE